The genomic region gtaatgaattctatcattataaatagaaaatatttatcttatttggtactgaaacaaacaaataatattccaatatttgatagtacaaaattagttgaaagctccgTAAgaactaatatattaatatctaaaaacacaaaatttgcTATTCCCTGAAgcaaatattgcatataattatttggaaattatatttattgacttagtggcattatagacttcacattgGTTTGGACATTTCCaatagtaaatgtcacaatagtacttatatgtggatacaaattaaaaagaaatgataatagaattatcaatttgttacaatttagtataattgaaacacatgttaaagtaaattagaagtttactaatacaaatgcatttactacttggcgtgaccagttagaccattttggatcatatatgatgcaaaaattaattgataattcatatggacattcattaaagaaccaaaagattctttaatttaaagaatactCATTTGTTggttgttctcaatgaaaattgattcttagaaactcactagttaaagttgagatttaatgtcttacatttctgaaatgaatatgggtccattcatccaccatgtggatagttttgatattatatgattttggtagatgcatctacaaaataatcacatgcgttatcaacttgcaacctGTCGTTTGCGAGATTacttgtttaaatgattaattttagattatggaattaaaacaattcattttgcTAATATTGGTGAGTTTACATCCCAAGTTTTCAATGATTATTGCatgtcaattgggataaaagttgaacatcctgTAGCTCATGTTCCACACAAAATGATTTAGCTAAATTGTTTATCAAATGCCTCTAACTAATAGCTAAATCATTACTTAtaagaacaaaaaattttatatttcagcatgagattgtattgatttacatgttgtacgcatcaagcgaataaattataaatactccccattacaattgatttttggtcaagagccaaatatttcccatcttaCAATTTTTGGATGTGTGGTATATATTCCAActgctccaccacaacgcacaaagataGGTCATAATAAGAGATTgagaatgtatatttatatgagtctctttataatatttttgagctattaatttgatatttagttATGACATGAGTTGTCAGTTTTCTCAACATTAGGGGGGAGAATAAAAAGTTGGATTAATAAAgtacttgaaatgaattattaatgtCTAAGATCCTCGTACAAAGCAATGTTAACCAAAAGTTcaacaaataattcattttacaaatcaactgcCAGATTCATTAAATCTCACATACCAGTTGAAAATTCTCCAATACGAATTGATGTCCTAATAGGGCAAACTGTTAATGCAAAAGAAAGTAATTCATGCATGAAGCGTGGAAAACCAGtcggttccaaagataaaaatcctcGTAAAAAAATGGAGCAAACATtcaagatggtcatatagtggaggcgggGGTTCCTGAAGAGACCCAtgacataactaattataaaactcaagaagagattcaagtacctaaaagtgaaaatggaaatgatgaaaataaaaagatctcaataagttatgtcaatacgagaaaaagatggaacaaaaacaaaatctatTTGTCAACAACAATTGTGCTTATAATGTTGCtattgaaataacaaaataaaataaggatcTTAAGCCTAAATCTACTAAGGaatgtaaaaaatagaaaagatcggccaaaatggaaagatgcAATTTAAGCATAATTGAATTCACTTTCTAAACATGAAGTTTTTGGACCTATAGTCAAACACCTAAAGGTGTACAACTAGTAGGATATAAATGGGTATTTGTGCGAAAACAAAACGAAATTGATGAAGTCGTAAGATATAAAGCTCGACTTGTAGCACAAGGATTTTTGCAAAGGCCCggcattgattatgaagagGCATATTCTCCTGTGGTGGATGTAATCATGTCTAGATATATTATTAGTTTGACAGTATGtgaaaaacttgacatgcatctaatggatgttgttacaTCCTATTTACATGGtacacttgatagtgaaatttatatgaaaatctcTAAAGGATTTAAAATCCCAGAAGGGTATAAAGTTTTTTGAGAAAATTGCtcaatcaaattaaagaaaagtttatataGATTAAAACAATCTAGACGTATGTGGTACAATCGTCTTAGTGAATACTTGTTAAAAGAATGTtacaaaaatgatttaatttgtccatgtgtctttataaaagttttggatcgattttgtgataattgttgtttatgctgatgatctaaatattattggaactctGAAGAGCTTCAAAAcacaataaattgtttaaagaaagaatttgaaatgaaagatctgggaaaaacaaagttttatatTGGCTTACAAATCAagcatttaaaagatgaaattcatgttcattaatcaacttatttggaaaagatattataaaagttttacATGGATAAAGCAACCAATTAAGTACTCCAATGGTTGTATGATCATTATatgtgaataaagatcaattttgTCCTTGTGAGAATGATAAAGAGTTTCTTGGTCCTGAAGTACCATATCTAAGTGTCACAGGGGCATTCatgtatcttgcaaacaacacaaTACTTGATATAACTTTCGCAATAAACTTGTTAGAAAGATTTAGTTCTTCTCTAACATGTAAACATTGGAATGAAATTAAGCATATATTTAGATATTTCAAAGGGACtattgatatgattttattttattcaaatgattcaaaatccctaTTATTTGGCTATGCTGATGTTGAATACTTATCAAATCCACATAAAGGTTGATCTCAAAcaggatatttatttacatgtgggGGTACTACCATATCATGGCGTTCGACAAAGCAAACATTAACTACTACTTCTTCAAATCATGcagaaataattgcaatgcatAAGGCAAGTTGAGAGTgtgtttggctaaggttattAACCCAACATATCTagaagatatgtaatttgcctttataggaaaatatgtaaactatcttatatgaagaaaatgcaacatgtatagctcaattgaagggtggttacatcaaaggtgatagaacaaaacatatttcgccaaaattattcttcacccatgatcttgagaaaataggtgatataaatgttcaacaaaTTCGTTCTAGTGATAATTTAACATATCTTTTTAATAAGGCATTGccaacttcaacatttgaaagactACCACATAAGATTGGAATGCGTCAACTCAAAGGTGTGACGTAATGTTGCCATTAGGGGGAGTCTAAAACAAGTTGTACTAttttcctttaaccaaggttttgtcccattgggttttcttggtaaaggtttttaatgaggcagcttgtaatagaagattgtgtactctttttccttcattaggtttttatcccacaaggtttttcctaataaggttttaacgaggcacattatctaccaatggacatccaagggggagtgttatgaatatcttattaagtggatgtccatcatgatcaatataaagttttgatgtactttaaattctaatagttattagaattagatctctacttcgtttatatttcttatgcctataaatagagactttaaTGAAGCATTATAACCATCCCTTTgattaataaagtacattctctattgctttcatattttctttgttctttattctctacatctctctttattttataacaaaatatttatgtaaaaatattaatagtactaaaaaaaagaaagttatttTTTGAGAGAGCTATTTGTTTTACAAGGAAACTTTtactatttgttatttttattaaaaatagcaTTCCGAGTATTACatgataattaatttaggaATACATAAATCAGTACAAAATTAGAGGTTAAGACCAAAAGTAAAAGTAAAGTCCATTCCTTctccttatttttttcttagctTATTTAATCCTTATGATTAATGGTCAATTTATATAACATCTAAATCTATATAGAGAGAGAGGATGAAAAGTAAGAGAACAAAATGGGTggttgaaagaaagaaaaggaaatgatcATTTTCACTAGTATATGATATACGATGGTAAAacaatatatgtattaattttttctttagtatAAGTTGGCGAATAAAGAAGACAAAGggtataaattattaataagtttgttaaaatatattgtattttaagTTCGAATATTGGAGATGAAATTGTTGAGAGAGATAGTCACAACCCTTGAAAGAAATAGTCTGGGacataaatttagttaaaaaataacacaatatttaatttctGAATTTGACAATTTTCTCAACTAGATAAAGTTTTGTAATGATGTAACACTTTGAGACAGTGCCAcattatcacataaaattttattaaaaaaatattttttaggtgatgATGTAGTGTAATATTTGAGTGTCACATAGTCACATGGATGAAAACTGGAAAAGTTATCAAGTTTGATCTTGAGAAAAGTTGTCAAAGTTTAGGGATTCATATGgacaaataaaatattgtcaCTAGttggtagattttttttttatatactattaaggtatttttcaaatttattttatggtttatgaaGACTAATTTTTCGAGAGTTTGTGATTGTCCTTCCCAACAATGTGATCTTAAAAGCTTAAACTTGAGTTGTCTCAGTGggaatgaaatattatttatcactGTAACCAACACTTATTAATtagatgataaatttattattccATATAATACcatgtaaataattataatcatattCAACTTTaactaatatacatatattggacttttttcaaaatttatagaataaacaaATTCTAAATCCAACTTTTTAGATGGATGAACACTTCCCATGGAATTAAATTCAAAGTTAGGAAGGTGGCATGTGTTAGgacattatattaaataaaataaaacctaaccAAAGGAATAAAAAACACATGACAACTTCCTAACTCCATTTTAACTTagttatgtaattatattttgagGTAAAATAAGTGGGCTTGGAGAAGCAAATTGACtagtgaaaaagaagaagagtgGGAGTGGGGGAGAAGCGTAGGTCACTTGATATGTTGGAGCATTGTTTGTGGTTTGGTTCCTGAATCTGATGAATATGTTGTTCAAGTTTAGCCGTAGGAGCTGAAACACTGATAGTCAACTCTAGGTTCAGATCAGGCAGCTGATATTGAGTAGTACTGCATGGCAgattatcatcatcttcatcttccAACAAGCAACTTGCGGCATCGGAAGCTTGATCGTTGTCGCGCCAGGGTTTGTTGTTGGGCGGTGCAATGCATTTATGGGACTTTGGGAGTTTTGAAGCAGATGATATTAATGTTGCACTTGCACTGGTGTTAGTATTGGAATTATGATGTGGGCGGTTGTGGCGGGTCAAGCTATGCTTATTTGGATCGATGCCCATGTTTATGAGCTTCCTTCGTAAATGTGAGTTCCAATAATTCTTCACTTCATTGTCGGTACGTCCAGGCAATCTTCCAGCTATCAACGACCACCTGAATTACATTGTTTTTggagataaattttattaagaatataTGAGATATCATTTATTAGGATACCCTCAGGCACGTTCTTAATCCAAAATCTATCCTTAATGTAAGAcagtattttaatttagtcatagtatttcttttataaggCATAAAAGTAAGGCTTTACCTGagctatttttatttgtttaaattctaAAAGTCTAAACACAAATTTAGTGATCATTAGTTTTACTCAATATATTGAAgtaataaaagatttatattcTTAGTTGATACCAATTTCGGGTTTAATCTTACCGATTGCCTAAGAGTGCGTGAAGCTTGATAATAAGGTCGTCTTCATCTTCACCAAAGTTTCCTCTTTTAACGTCAGGCCTTAGATAGTTTATCCATCTCAGCCTACAACTTTTACCACACCGAAGGAGCCCTAAATTATTAAACCAATccaaaacaacataaattattagcatacatacatatatatatatatatgattcatCCTTGATTTGAATTATAGGGTAGCGGATGCAATGAAATGGTAGAAACCAACCAGCAGCCTGAGGAAGAGTGCGCCAGCAACCAGCTTCACCGTTTTTTCGAATGTAATTTAGGAGCTTCTCGTCTTCTTGCATGGACCATGCCCCTTTATTGGTGTCTCGCTTATCGCAACAAGGCTTCCTCATTATCCACCGCTAATTAGGAATCACCGGCTGAGCTGCTCTTTGAAGACAGAAACAAAGCGCAAGGGGGGGAGGGGGGGGAGGACGATGGGGGTATCTATTTAGGGTTTGTTAGGTTGGTTAGTTGCATGCTGTACTTAAAGTGGTAAAGGTAGGGTTGAGTTTGACCGGTGGGTTGAGTGCATGCATGTTTGTTTTCACTGCATGCAAATGGCAAATCAAAGTTTGACAATCTTCTTCCCTTTTAGATTTTTAGCCATTTACAAAGATTATTTTATGTCGTTTCTATATAAAATGTTTGTCCTTCCTTCCTTTACCATCAATCACTCCAGTATCttaataatactattttatGCATACTAtaagtgaaaattaattaaaaagaaaaaccaagagtgatataataaaattgttaaatattggatataattttatttaaatgaaaatttaaaaatcaaataactatTATAACCTTACAAATTTAGAAAGAAGTATTTTatggtttgatttttatttttacctacTTTTTTAATTGAGTTGTCGTGactaaattacatcaaatttagtaaaatattttataataactagaaattttatcatacATGTATGCGATAGAAATTAAGTATTTAGAACAAGTATGTGTTTAAATTagaagtaaaatgaaatttaaatacatgaatacatcatattaagaatactaaatgaatacaattatttattatatcgttGTCATCAACTTTAAGTTGGTATTAAGCTAATTGATGATACCATCTCAATCAACAATGGTATTAATATTAGATTTCATCACTCCCGCAATGTGggtgtaagaaaatatttaatatcaaaaaatattattagtagAATGGTAAGGGTTTTCTATCTAAATTTGTTGATCTTGTGTTAATTCTCAAATAaagtttttagttgttttatctGAATGTTATACAAAAGTATAAAAGGTGAAAAtactcttataataatattaattatcctttgacgtaagggtattttagtaattttatagttaaaccGGTGTTGAGTTGACTCatgacactaactcaatcaaCCACATATATATGGTATAGATAACTAGATTATGGTATATCCACTTTGTGGGTGAGAacaattatgtaaaaaatataaaaattaaaaatgataaagttgaGATAGCTAAAGATTATGATATGTCAGGTTAAATCTCATGAGtgaatgtgttttttttttaaatttatcaaaaatataaaaggacataaatatttataaaattaattgaattggaACTTCCAATatatagtataaataataaaaataatttacaaggACTAAAAAAAAGTTGGCACCGTCACATGAATTTAAGTTGACCGACTGACTGAcagtttctattttatttttattttacctaCAACGAGGAAAGCATCTTAACAAACAGTCCCTCTTTTCTTTCTTGGCTCTCCTTATCACGTTATAATCAATTGGtaattatttagaatttaattcttttattttaaaaatatacaactaaTTGTTAATATCgattatatttaagtttattgtAACCccaactttttatttcatagatATCAAAgtgagtatttattttattttaaatagtctaattagtaaattttatagaaaaagtttaataaaattttaaaaagtaaaactaaTTTCTGctaaagtaaagaaaatggTAGCATATTTAAACCTATCTGAATTTCACGTTGTTATTTCCATCtctaactttttttatataaataattgtttaatagaatttttattttaattagccTCAAGTCAGGCTTCTGAACAGATCGTAATTCAATCATTGTTGCAGAATTTTTAATTAGACTCCTTGCCCTTTTGAACCTTACATTTATAGaagtgatttttatattttatttaaaacagaTTTATCAAAAAACAACTTATCCGTTCCATTTCACagtgttttaaattttgttttgcttctatctaaattttatatattaatttatttatattatatatttaagttttttatttagttgatGAAATTAGTCTATTAGACTAAAATTTAGTAGGAATTCTCCTTGTTAACTTTAACTAGAAGGTTTTCGCTCTGGAGGCAATTCTGGTTAATAATAGCACTCAAAGGGCTTACTAAAAAGGTTTGACTTCGAGAAGATGAATCCCCAGATAGAGGTAGGATGGAAAGTTGATGATTTGGAGGAAAGGAAGGACTCGTTTAAAGATGTGCTCTTGGGATCTACGAAAAACTCTAATTTGGTTGGGAGAGGATTTGGTGTTGAAGATATTGAGTTGGGTGAAGGGGATATAATCTCCGAATCTATTGGTGGCATCTCTTCAATTAAATTATCCGAAAGAGTTTACTCCTTTTTGGAAAACAATATGGAAagaattgttattttgattttattggaTAGGAAAATCACTATTAATGTACTTCTCAATAGGATTTATGGCATTTGGAAGCCGTCAGGTCAAATCTAATTAATGGACCCTAAAAATGGCTATTTCATGGAGAAATTTAATTCTGAGGATGATTACATTAAAGCTTTGCTTGAAGGTTTGTGGGTAGTCTTTGGTCATTATTTAACGGTTCAACCTTGGTCGACTTCTATCTTGACTAATAAGGCTCATCCGATGCGATTTATGGGATGGATACGATTGCTAAGATTGTTTGGAATGTTGTACAAGAAAAGTATTCTTAAGAAAATTAGTGGGGCAATTGGTTGTGTGGTGAAGATTGATGAGAACACTAAGAATGGTATGAGAGGTTATGTTTCCAAACTAGCTGTAACACACTTCACCCGTATCTGTCGcaagaatagggttacggagcattaccgtacaaacaaaacatttaaacatacatttcatacattatcataaacatattataattcaatcatacatatacattctatccctaaattgagccctcaaggccctagaaataccttagaaacaattcagaactaaattcaaaacatttgCAAAGTCAAAGAAAAAGATACAATAATTTGaatacaggggtcacacagccgtgtggtcGGGCCGTGTGCCTAActcggctgagacacacacccatgtctcaggtcgtgtaaccttcgaactaaggacacacggccgtgtcccagcccgtgtccttacccgtgtaactctttgagtagggcacgcctcaagtccaacctagctcgagcaaggagcctttggagctgcctcaaggtccaatcacccgatcacgagctaaacaattcaaggaggctgtttcggcCTTAG from Gossypium raimondii isolate GPD5lz chromosome 1, ASM2569854v1, whole genome shotgun sequence harbors:
- the LOC105785724 gene encoding myb-related protein 308, which produces MRKPCCDKRDTNKGAWSMQEDEKLLNYIRKNGEAGCWRTLPQAAGLLRCGKSCRLRWINYLRPDVKRGNFGEDEDDLIIKLHALLGNRWSLIAGRLPGRTDNEVKNYWNSHLRRKLINMGIDPNKHSLTRHNRPHHNSNTNTSASATLISSASKLPKSHKCIAPPNNKPWRDNDQASDAASCLLEDEDDDNLPCSTTQYQLPDLNLELTISVSAPTAKLEQHIHQIQEPNHKQCSNISSDLRFSPTPTLLLFH